TCAGCAATTCAATTTTTGTGCATCATTGGATGTGGGGAGGAAGACTGATTCACACCTCATTAAGTGATGGAGAGTCCTCAATATTATGCACCACCACAAAGTGTGGACTCCTCTCGTCCATCTCTAGGATTTCCTCTGGGGACTGCGCTTCTCTTGCTTGTCATTTTCAGCTTGAGTGGTGTTTTCTCTTGCTGCTATCATTGGGACAAAATACGAGCCCTAAGACGTCGATCTCTAGCCGATATCGAAGCTGGAGATGATGATCCTTCATCTTTGAAATCCAAACACAACAAAATGGTAAGATCGAATCTCCTCCattttccataaaaaaaaatgcataattaagtaatttttaactaaaataaacatgAATTTCATGAGGTAATTTCaattaaaggtaaaataaacatgtataatttaattgttCTGTCTTTCTTTGTATCGAGCTGCCAAATTATAAGCTTGTGGCTATACTTAATTTGGTTATTCTGTGTTTTACAGAGTGAAAAGCAGAACCAATGCCAAAGTATGCCTGCAGTGTTGATGCCAGGTGATATAGTTCCAAAATTCATAGCAATGCCTTGTCCATGTCAGCCGCCCATACCGGAAAAAGTGGTGGTAGAAGAGCAGAAGCCGCCGCAGCCTCAGCCTCCTAAACCAGTTCGTATGGTAGTGGGATTAcctttgtattaattaaaaaaaagggcaAATTACCAACCTGAGCTGTGATGTAGTGGTGAGATTGCTTCATTCTTAATCAGAAATCTCGAGTTTGAGCTTTAAATCTGAAGAGAACTTTGTTGAAAGCGTCACCACCAAGTGGATCCAATAGTGCATGATTCGATTTTATCGGAACTTCGACACAAACATCCATCGAGAAAAAAGGGGATGTTGTTGTATGTACATGAGTACTTGAgtatataaattgaattttatttcaatcattCCCAATCTTTTCATTTGTAAATACCAATGAAAAATTTTCAGTTCCCTGATTTGTATATACTTCATCTATCTATCAAATAGTATTCCTAAACATTATGTTATGTAATTTCTATTATTAGAGTAATAAGTTATTAAGagggtaaaataaaaaaaaattaaaagttcaaataataacaatgatgataaattttgatatttttcgtttttcttagagttaatttgaataatttattatttaaggtcagtaattttaaatttttttattttttttcttaaacttcatgcCAAATTAGATGATATcacttaaaataagataaaagagtaaaagtttttttttcctgtTATTAGTACGAAAACtgacacat
This window of the Solanum pennellii chromosome 2, SPENNV200 genome carries:
- the LOC107009451 gene encoding uncharacterized protein At5g65660-like, coding for MESPQYYAPPQSVDSSRPSLGFPLGTALLLLVIFSLSGVFSCCYHWDKIRALRRRSLADIEAGDDDPSSLKSKHNKMSEKQNQCQSMPAVLMPGDIVPKFIAMPCPCQPPIPEKVVVEEQKPPQPQPPKPVRMVVGLPLY